The Setaria italica strain Yugu1 chromosome VIII, Setaria_italica_v2.0, whole genome shotgun sequence genome includes the window CTGGTGGCTGGACAATAAATGCATACTTATCAGAAAAATATTCGTGAGGATAAAGAATGATATGATGTATTAGCAGCCAATAAATGCTCACTTCTCAGAAAATGTACTATGCAGTCTTATTTCACTGAGTTATATTTTCTAGGCATTAGAGCTCTAATTCTTTCATTGTGTTACTTGAGCAGAATCATATTTGGTATTAGCTAATTAGCATTATATCAGTTGTTTCCATGATTTTGTGTTATATATTACTTTCATTTTTTTGCTTTACTATTTGTCATAAGCAACAACTGCTCTTGTCATGCATAATTCTGCTGTAAAAATATTATAGCAGTCATCTTGGCCACTTCAgattgaaaagaaaaggttgttCACATGCTTAATTTAGCAAATGGTTGTTTCATGAAATGCAATGTAATTATACTGGAAGATCCTTTGGTACGATCATGTCAATTAAACAGGTTCTTAGTGCGTATTGAGTAAAGTAtaagtaagggggtgtttggatcctggagctaaagtttagtccgtgtcacatcaaatattcggaggctccgtgtcacatcaaatattcggaggctaattaggaggactaaatatgagttaattataaaactaattacacagatggaggctgaacggcgagacgaatctattaagcctaattaatccatcattagcaaatggttactgtagcagcacattgtcaaatcatggactaattaggcttaatagattcgtctcgttgtttagcctccatctgtgcaatgggttttgtaaataatctatgtttaatactcctaattagtatctaaacattcgatatgatagggactaaagtttagcctggggatccaaacaccccctaagttgaATTGTGTATTCTTCTGTTTGTTCAATGCTTGATGCTCTCTGGTTCCAGTCTGTCAGTGCTTCATTTAATATTTGTAGTTCAGAGAGAGATtacttttaaattttttatccGAGATCCACAGCCTTTGTGATTGGTAGTAATCTGGAAAATCCAGTTAAAGGCAAAGTAGTATCTTACGGtatgttattttttatttctgtatTTACTAATTTCATGAAATCTGACCTTGTAGGTGGAGTATTATTTCAGTGATATAAACCTAGCAACTACTGAACATTTGATGAGGTTTATTTCGAAGGACCCTGAAGGATATGGTGAGTTGTATGCTTGCTTTTGAAGTTATTTCATTGAAATGTGGAATATGAAGTATCAAATCACCATCTGGTGTTGAATGTAcaagttttctttggaataGAAAATGTTTGATATTTAAAATTTATAGCTTTCTTTCCATAATTAGAATTTAGAAACCAAGTCATGTTTGAGCCATTGAGGTCTTGCTACCTTAAGGTGATGGTAATCAAAGTAGGGTTCCAAAGTGAATATAGACATAGACTATATTTATTCTAAAATACTGACGCACTTTCTCACTCAATGCAGTGCCAATATCAGTTGTTGGTGGCTTTAAGAAAATCAAGGCTTTGGTTCAAAGTAATTCCATGCTTGCTTCTGCTCTTCGGACTTCATCAAAACTTGTGAGTTCCATGACAATCAAATTGATAGTTACACCTGATACTAGCATAGATTATTTTGTTCTGTTTCTTTGTTCGCTCAATCCTTCATTGATGGTAGGCATAAGATTAGTGGCATCATACACTCACTGTTGCTTATGTTTCCCTTCAAATCGATATTAATTCTATCTGCAGCAGCAATATTTTTAATTATTTGGGCATATATACAGGTCGTTAGTGATGATGGGACAAGAGTAAAACGCCAGCAGCCATTCACAGAATCAGATTTAGAAGAACTCCAGGTGATTAGGAACTCTTTATATATGGAATGGCACTGCCATATTAATTCTATAGTATTCTCTACTAAAAAATCTATGGTAGACTGTCAGATAAGGAACACCTCTTCTGTGTTGCAGGCCCGAATTGTCGTCGCAGAAAATCTTCCAGATGACCATTGTTACCAGAATCTGATGAGGCTCTTTTCAGCTGCTGGCAGGTAAGCATTAATGTAGGTCTATGTAAAAGGCACTACTTACCTTTCAGTCTTGAAAACTGGATGAACCATATTCTGCATttctaattttttattttttgccatGTTCAAGTGTGAGGACAATTCGGACTTGCTACCCTCAGACTCCAAACGGCACCGGTCCAGCTACTAACAGATCTGCCAAGCTAGATATGTTTTTTGCCAACAAAgtaatttccttttctttttctgcttAAGCATCGTCTCGtattggaaattgaattctatTATTTACTGTGGATAGGTGTTTCTGATAGTGTCCATTGAATCAGAACCAGATGTGCTTTTTACCAATAAAATAATTGCTCATCCTGTTCTTGGTAATTACTAAGAACCGAATTGTAGTGCTATTAGTAAATAATAACTATTCTGTGCATTGAATCTTCCCTGAATCCTGCATCCTAGGAAAGTGGAAAGAATCGAGCATCTAATAAGTAGTAATGTTTCTATGTATATGTAATAGCTTAATGGGATTTTAGAAAGCCTTAATGGTGTAGTGTCATTACAACACCTTGCCCTTGCATTTGAGGCACAACCCTTTTCTTTGTGGCTTTCATAGTTTGAGCAAGCTGTGGAAATTGGAGACCAAGCTTCCATCCTGACATGTCACAACACATATTGTGCTGGGAACATAAATGAAGTCTTAGTTTGTGCCATGTATCATGATACTATGGAAAAaatgagaaagaaagaaagaaagaaagaaaaggcaaaaaTCTGGAAAGTTCTCATGTAATTTTCATTTGCCTTTCTTTTTAAATATATTTCTCAAAGTGTCAAGCTTACGTACTGACCAGGGATAGAACAATGCTTCAAATTGCTAAACATATCGAATATTAAGATGCATGCTTGTCATAGTCTTGTCATACAATGATGCACCTTTTGCGCAATTATGTCTTgccaaaataattttttttccttgatggCAGCTTCATGCTTTTGTTGAGTATGATACTATGGAAGATGCTTCCAGAGCGGTATGCATCTTTATCTCATTTTTACACATTTGTTTCGTACATGCATTATTTTATATTGCTTCATGTGGTACAGATTGTAGAACTTAATGATGAGAGGAACTGGAGAAGTGGGCTCAGAGTACGATTGTTGAGTACTTGCATGGTAATTATCTCTTTGACTTTATCAACTGCACATGAGATGATTTGGTGTTGCATTGATGTACAACTTCAACTTCATATACATACGTCAAGATAGTATTGCAATAGTATCTCAAGATGACATACTACAAATGGAGCATATGTATTTTTCTTCTATATAGCGAATGTTACACAGCAGTATAGCAGTTTTTGAAGGCTCAGATGCTTCCAGAAACAGGTTGCTTTTGAATATACATGAGTGAACAGAAGCCACTCAACAATGTCAAGCCCAAAGCTAGGACCAGACTCTTAGGAAAATGCTGCTTTTGAAGAAACAAAGTTATCTTGAACTTCTGTGCTATAGCTTATCAGTGATTTTGTTAATTGTGGTCATATGCCATATAAGCAATATTTTGACTTGTTTAGCACCTAATCAGCATGCTTCTGTGTTAAACTTAGGAGTCATGTCAATTTCAATTAGTTTTCTGATAAGGGGGGTTTGAAAACCTTTGCTTATATTTATTTGGAAAATATTCATTTGCACTGGCATAAaataaatttatatgaaaaatgttAAAATTTATGAACTTCCACTCAGATAATTTGAGTTCTAATGTTGAATATTGTTACCAATTATAAAATCATAGAGAATTTATTGTGAGGTGACAACTTCTAAATTCCTTCAAAGGAATGAAATCCAATGTATCTTCAACATTTTTCGATAATTCTGCAACAGGATAAACTTTGTAGTAGCTCCTGCAGTTCATGATATATACATTTTGTTGTGTTACTGTGTTAATACTTAATTGTAATTGAAATAACTGTACTTAGCATTATAGAACAATTTTCCTGCAGTTCATGATATACATTTTGTTGTGTTACTGTGTTAATACTTAATTGTAATTGAAATAACTGTGTTAAGACtggatttattttttaaatcGTGTGGTGTTTAGGCATAAAGCCACGATGAACGCATTCATTGTTTTGATTTCATATTATCCTCTTACCATAGTTAGTTGGGTCCACTGCAAAGTGCATTTGGCGAGCACTGTTTATTTACATACTTGAGTGAGATGAATTCAAAAGGGAGTTGTTTGGCATGCTCTCTGTGTATGTAGTCCTTCCTTTTACCAAAACAACggttttcatttatttttagcAGAATGGAGTTTGTGTTGGTGTCAATAATGGCTACAATCATTTATCCACTTTTTGCTGGATATAATTTACTGCATGACTTTTTTCTTAAACAAGTAGGAGAGTTGCCCATCACTATATTAAGAATGAATAAAAGCTACTAATACGGGAAAAATAAATCCATACACCAACACATGCAAAAGGATGGACGTAGGAGGAAGTATTCTTCAAAACAAACTTATGCATCAAAAGTGTTTAATCACAATCCATTTCATTTCAAACACTGAACTGTGAGAAAGAACTTCCGTTGTAGGAAAAAAATTTGTGAACTTCAGAGGTTGTAATCAATTGAAATTTTGTGTATGTTAACTATGCTATTTTAAACTCATTTTTATATTGCAGATACAATCATGTccacaataatttttttatttttccttttttagcaAACAATTGTCTTGACTCTAATTTATTGTTGGCTGCTCTTTCGGGTTCAGATAAAGGGAGGTAAAGGGAAAAAGGGTGGTCATGAAGCTGATGGGTATGGTGACGAGGAGAATGTCTCGACATCTGATCAACGAAATGATAAACAATTAGAAGAGGCACCTCAACTATCAGATGCAGCTGGAGAACACATGGTACGAGTTCCTTTTACTCTCTAGGCTCATTCATTCTAATAGTGAAGGAGAAAAAAGAATCAAAGTAATACTCTGGCTATGCCAACATATTTTGAAATATGGGTACTAGGTGCAACACCAATATTGCTTATTCTTTGTACTTAGCTATTAAGGATTGAAAACCTAGACaccaaaaggaaaaatgaaaaaaaatgaacctTTGCTATTACTGCTTACCGGTTTTATACACGTGGAATATCACATCTGTGTATACTGGCAGGCTACCACTGTTTTGTATCCCTGCTTGTCACTGTACCTTGGATTGTTGGTTGGTAAAGAGAGCAATATTTCTGGCACTGTACAGGGTTTAATTTGTGTGTGGATTTTCACTAGTGTGTCTGGTCGCGTACCACCTCCAAAACTTGCTAAAGGGGTTTCTTTTTGTCACATGCCTGATAACATTTTGATTTTGTACAGACTGAGGATGGCACTGGAGATATGGGAAGAGGACGTGGCAGAGGCCGTGGGCGTGGTGGCAGAGGCCGAGGGCGTGGTTACCACCAATATAACAACAATCAACAGCACCaaaatcagcagcagcagcaccaaaaTAGCAGTCAACATGGTAACAACCGTAACGGTGCCCATCCGGTTGGAACCCCACCATCTGGCCACCAAGTCAAGAATGAGCAACAGTCACAGCCGCAGCAACCCTCAGCAGCTAACAAACAGCCTCCAGGTCCTCGCATGCCGGATGGCACGCGTGGATTCGCCATGGGCAGAGGGAAGCCGCAATCATCAGCGCCCACTGTGGCTGCTTCTGAATCTGAACCTTGAATTTGAATGCGCAAATTGACAGACGAGAAGCATGGATTGTTGTTTGCCATGTTGATAGATATGGTGAGAGACTTGCCTTTTAGAAGTCTGTCCTCGGA containing:
- the LOC101765503 gene encoding la-related protein 6B, with protein sequence MEHGGSGPAAEEERPAGGLPRSGSASRLNAQAPEFVPRAAAAAPPQPPPPQAVVRLFPPPPPAAFFVAGPPPPPPPFEYYAAAVAGGGARFGGPPGAAAGAEQEVDAESPARDVGFDDPVHKIRKQVEYYFSDINLATTEHLMRFISKDPEGYVPISVVGGFKKIKALVQSNSMLASALRTSSKLVVSDDGTRVKRQQPFTESDLEELQARIVVAENLPDDHCYQNLMRLFSAAGSVRTIRTCYPQTPNGTGPATNRSAKLDMFFANKLHAFVEYDTMEDASRAIVELNDERNWRSGLRVRLLSTCMIKGGKGKKGGHEADGYGDEENVSTSDQRNDKQLEEAPQLSDAAGEHMTEDGTGDMGRGRGRGRGRGGRGRGRGYHQYNNNQQHQNQQQQHQNSSQHGNNRNGAHPVGTPPSGHQVKNEQQSQPQQPSAANKQPPGPRMPDGTRGFAMGRGKPQSSAPTVAASESEP